In one Silene latifolia isolate original U9 population chromosome 10, ASM4854445v1, whole genome shotgun sequence genomic region, the following are encoded:
- the LOC141606107 gene encoding uncharacterized protein LOC141606107 isoform X1 — protein MAPASLLSDVGGDYCDWGSDYTDYSYANEDYGPIQADNPKVDDIPKYELERWSSVDDDDDDVYDDDDDDDDDDHKIEKLSLEDKLAAYRLHDLYRWEPFGSYLTRQYYNYSAPPYFKRDHPDDNLFLKELGDAQVQVPWRTQLEYPKHADELLIKDVVALIIWQDTKHKAFWNNLREMSPPDQDDSLYSHIIRVAASLVSFFYTQANLFKIGHERTLDKQMDIIFTKAEQWDEKGTSLDGACELLMQHMADKDEFSFVTENDLADIPFSYANDIRTRKFKRPSTIWVPFPPTDKDQLFHDITEVVRKAELPPAQLTAGEADEYTHWMMTLLREEVSQVELRLISRAMGEHPMVRLARSSEDALFKGLLRLLQPLLFEAKRRIKLELFNVLQPLFTLCNLHRYKVCAEISETVQVADLRRMSLGSRFIGRSHLIWAFYKLGYALPLEIRNTINVFDSDEDHPPYHIYMAALKLALRSGEKKMQLDHFVFAVLHSKDIDFDGERAIEFYQDFRDFQKALESMETEIEPKSTVTVRPCGSLDIFFDSRDDSHDTEEHTTTVEPKSSENLSTDSGDAEDSITNTGRIYSK, from the exons ATGGCGCCGGCTTCGTTGTTATCGGATGTCGGTGGTGATTATTGCGACTGGGGTAGCGATTATACTGATTATAGCTATGCTAATGAAGATTATGGCCCCATTCAAGCTGATAAT CCTAAGGTAGACGACATACCCAAGTATGAATTGGAGAGGTGGTCGTCTGttgacgatgatgacgatgatgttTATGAcgacgatgacgatgacgatgacgaCGACCACAAAATTGAAAAGCTTAGTTTAGAAGATAAATTAGCGGCTTATCGGTTGCACGATCTGTATCGTTGGGAGCCTTTTGGTTCCTATCTTACCCGCCAATATTATAATTATTCGGCTCCTCCCTACTTTAAG CGTGATCATCCTGATGATAATTTGTTTCTGAAAGAACTTGGCGATGCTCAAGTTCAAGTTCCATGGAGAACTCAACTAGAGTACCCTAAGCATGCTGATGAACTTCTTATTAAGGATGTTGTGGCTTTAATAATCTGGCAAGATACCAAACACAAAGCTTTCTGGAATAATCTACGCGAAATGTCTCCGCCTGATCAGGATGATAGCCTCTACTCCCACATCATCCGAGTAGCGGCTTCTTTGGTCTCTTTTTTTTATACCCAG GCTAATTTATTTAAGATTGGTCATGAGCGTACGTTGGATAAGCAGATGGACATAATATTTACCAAAGCGGAACAGTGGGATGAAAAG GGTACCTCTCTTGATGGAGCATGTGAGTTACTCATGCAACATATGGCTGACAAGGATGAATTTTCTTTCGTTACAGAGAATGACCTCGCTGACATACCCTTT TCCTATGCTAACGATATTCGTACCCGTAAGTTTAAGCGTCCCTCTACTATTTGGGTTCCCTTCCCTCCAACAGATAAG GATCAATTGTTTCATGACATTACCGAGGTAGTCAGGAAAGCGGAATTGCCTCCAGCACAATTGACG GCCGGTGAAGCCGATGAATATACGCATTGGATGATGACGCTTCTCAGAGAAGAAGTTAGTCAAGTAGAGTTACGTCTTATATCTCGAGCTATGGGAGAACACCCCATGGTCAGGCTGGCTCGATCATCAGAGGATGCATTATTTAAGGGTCTTTTAAGACTCCTACAGCCCTTGTTGTTTGAAGCAAAGAGGAGAATTAAACTTGAGCTGTTTAATGTGCTGCAGCCTTTGTTTACGCTATGCAATCTTCATCGGTACAAAGTGTGTGCTGAAATCTCTGAAACAGTCCAAGTTGCTGATCTTCGCCGGATGTCGCTAGGGAGTCGTTTTATCGGCCGGAGTCATCTAATTTGGGCGTTCTATAAGTTGGGATATG CACTTCCTCTTGAAATCAGGAATACGATCAACGTTTTCGACTCTGACGAAGATCATCCACCTTATCATATTTATATGGCTGCCTTGAAGTTGGCCTTGCGGTCTG GGGAAAAGAAGATGCAGCTTGATCATTTTGTCTTTGCCGTCCTTCACTCGAAAGATATTGACTTTGATGGGGAGCGGGCGATTGAATTCTATCAGGATTTCAGAGATTTCCAGAAAG CTTTGGAGAGCATGGAGACTGAAATTGAGCCTAAATCTACAGTGACCGTGAGGCCTTGCGGTTCGCTTGATATTTTCTTTGACTCGAGAGATGATTCGCATGATACAGAGGAACACACCACCACCGTTGAACCCAAATCATCCGAGAATTTGAGTACTGATTCAGGAGACGCAGAGGATAGCATCACCAACACTGGTAGAATATATTCAAAATAG
- the LOC141606107 gene encoding uncharacterized protein LOC141606107 isoform X2, with amino-acid sequence MAPASLLSDVGGDYCDWGSDYTDYSYANEDYGPIQADNPKVDDIPKYELERWSSVDDDDDDVYDDDDDDDDDDHKIEKLSLEDKLAAYRLHDLYRWEPFGSYLTRQYYNYSAPPYFKRDHPDDNLFLKELGDAQVQVPWRTQLEYPKHADELLIKDVVALIIWQDTKHKAFWNNLREMSPPDQDDSLYSHIIRVAASLVSFFYTQANLFKIGHERTLDKQMDIIFTKAEQWDEKGTSLDGACELLMQHMADKDEFSFVTENDLADIPFSYANDIRTRKFKRPSTIWVPFPPTDKDQLFHDITEVVRKAELPPAQLTAGEADEYTHWMMTLLREEVSQVELRLISRAMGEHPMPLFTLCNLHRYKVCAEISETVQVADLRRMSLGSRFIGRSHLIWAFYKLGYALPLEIRNTINVFDSDEDHPPYHIYMAALKLALRSGEKKMQLDHFVFAVLHSKDIDFDGERAIEFYQDFRDFQKALESMETEIEPKSTVTVRPCGSLDIFFDSRDDSHDTEEHTTTVEPKSSENLSTDSGDAEDSITNTGRIYSK; translated from the exons ATGGCGCCGGCTTCGTTGTTATCGGATGTCGGTGGTGATTATTGCGACTGGGGTAGCGATTATACTGATTATAGCTATGCTAATGAAGATTATGGCCCCATTCAAGCTGATAAT CCTAAGGTAGACGACATACCCAAGTATGAATTGGAGAGGTGGTCGTCTGttgacgatgatgacgatgatgttTATGAcgacgatgacgatgacgatgacgaCGACCACAAAATTGAAAAGCTTAGTTTAGAAGATAAATTAGCGGCTTATCGGTTGCACGATCTGTATCGTTGGGAGCCTTTTGGTTCCTATCTTACCCGCCAATATTATAATTATTCGGCTCCTCCCTACTTTAAG CGTGATCATCCTGATGATAATTTGTTTCTGAAAGAACTTGGCGATGCTCAAGTTCAAGTTCCATGGAGAACTCAACTAGAGTACCCTAAGCATGCTGATGAACTTCTTATTAAGGATGTTGTGGCTTTAATAATCTGGCAAGATACCAAACACAAAGCTTTCTGGAATAATCTACGCGAAATGTCTCCGCCTGATCAGGATGATAGCCTCTACTCCCACATCATCCGAGTAGCGGCTTCTTTGGTCTCTTTTTTTTATACCCAG GCTAATTTATTTAAGATTGGTCATGAGCGTACGTTGGATAAGCAGATGGACATAATATTTACCAAAGCGGAACAGTGGGATGAAAAG GGTACCTCTCTTGATGGAGCATGTGAGTTACTCATGCAACATATGGCTGACAAGGATGAATTTTCTTTCGTTACAGAGAATGACCTCGCTGACATACCCTTT TCCTATGCTAACGATATTCGTACCCGTAAGTTTAAGCGTCCCTCTACTATTTGGGTTCCCTTCCCTCCAACAGATAAG GATCAATTGTTTCATGACATTACCGAGGTAGTCAGGAAAGCGGAATTGCCTCCAGCACAATTGACG GCCGGTGAAGCCGATGAATATACGCATTGGATGATGACGCTTCTCAGAGAAGAAGTTAGTCAAGTAGAGTTACGTCTTATATCTCGAGCTATGGGAGAACACCCCATG CCTTTGTTTACGCTATGCAATCTTCATCGGTACAAAGTGTGTGCTGAAATCTCTGAAACAGTCCAAGTTGCTGATCTTCGCCGGATGTCGCTAGGGAGTCGTTTTATCGGCCGGAGTCATCTAATTTGGGCGTTCTATAAGTTGGGATATG CACTTCCTCTTGAAATCAGGAATACGATCAACGTTTTCGACTCTGACGAAGATCATCCACCTTATCATATTTATATGGCTGCCTTGAAGTTGGCCTTGCGGTCTG GGGAAAAGAAGATGCAGCTTGATCATTTTGTCTTTGCCGTCCTTCACTCGAAAGATATTGACTTTGATGGGGAGCGGGCGATTGAATTCTATCAGGATTTCAGAGATTTCCAGAAAG CTTTGGAGAGCATGGAGACTGAAATTGAGCCTAAATCTACAGTGACCGTGAGGCCTTGCGGTTCGCTTGATATTTTCTTTGACTCGAGAGATGATTCGCATGATACAGAGGAACACACCACCACCGTTGAACCCAAATCATCCGAGAATTTGAGTACTGATTCAGGAGACGCAGAGGATAGCATCACCAACACTGGTAGAATATATTCAAAATAG